One window of Quercus robur chromosome 5, dhQueRobu3.1, whole genome shotgun sequence genomic DNA carries:
- the LOC126727677 gene encoding uncharacterized protein LOC126727677 isoform X3, translating into MNFRVINHPLRSAILEMRLEILDCALKAILILPGSSLNRILQQQLQEEMELHAVLEKAIEKNAMKLSSPSHLPHQAQELLSNIALLEVTVSKLEQEMVSLHFQLSQERNERRLAEYRLRHSSFPSIPRCSSDILNKLISPSLRCSKHSISIVGDACEDNSSQELQDQPLESTDKYEESMIENGVDAVVLYHNKKMSMKIDSKSVQAVEFRKLPKGMPTKGLWDHPNQLSEEMMKCMKNIFISLADSAIPSKSSASESHCSPLSPRGHLSNLSWWSSSERSMISSWVQSPQVDVKSNSEVLASENACDPYRVRGKLSWADIGNYGLATEVSWMSVGKKQLEYAAGALRRFRTLVEQLAKVNPIHLSCDEKLAFWINLYNALIMHAYLAYGVPRSDLKLFSLMQKAAYTVGGHSFSAAAIEYVILKMKPPLHRPQIALLLALHKLKVSDEQLKSTVDIYEPLVTFALSCGMYSSPAVRIYTAKNVKEELQEAQRDFIRASVGVSSKGRLLVPKMLHCFAKGFVDDANLAVWISHYLPPHQAAFVEQCISKRRQSLLGSRNCGILPFDSCFRYLFLPDKIPV; encoded by the exons ATTGCAACAGCAGTTGCAAGAAGAGATGGAATTGCATGCTGTTCTGGAAAAGGCTATTGAGAAAAATGCTATGAAATTGTCAAGTCCATCACATCTCCCTCACCAG GCTCAAGAGCTCCTGTCTAATATTGCATTATTGGAGGTCACAGTTTCAAAACTTGAACAAGAGATGGTGTCTTTGCATTTCCAACTTAGCCAAGAAAGAAATGAACGGAGGCTTGCAGAATATCGATTGAGGCATTCATCTTTTCCATCAATACCTCGTTGCTCCTCTGATATTCTTAATAAATTG ATTTCACCGTCTTTGAGGTGTTCAAAGCATTCCATTTCTATAGTGGGTGATGCCTGCGAAGATAACTCCAGCCAGGAGCTGCAAGATCAACCATTGGAATCTACTGACAAATATGAAGAGTCAATGATAGAG AATGGAGTAGACGCTGTTGTACTTTACCACAACAAGAAAATGTCTATGAAAATAGATTCCAAATCTGTTCAAGCTGTAGAGTTCAGGAAGCTTCCTAAAGGGATGCCAACAAAGGGCCTTTGGGATCATCCTAATCAATTATCGGAAGAGATGATGAaatgtatgaaaaatatattcattTCTTTGGCGGATTCTGCTATACCATCCAAATCATCTGCGTCAGAGAGCCACTGCTCACCTCTATCACCACGTGGGCATCTTTCCAATTTATCTTGGTGGTCATCATCTGAGAGGTCAATGATTTCATCATGGGTGCAGAGCCCACAAGTTGATGTAAAGAGTAACTCTGAAGTGTTGGCTTCAGAGAATGCATGTGATCCCTATAGGGTGCGTGGAAAACTAAGTTGGGCAGACATTGGAAACTATGGATTAGCAACTGAAGTTTCTTGGATGTCAGTTGGGAAGAAGCAGTTAGAATATGCTGCAGGGGCACTGAGAAGGTTCAG AACACTTGTTGAGCAACTGGCCAAAGTGAACCCCATCCATTTGAGCTGCGATGAGAAGCTTGCTTTCTGGATCAACTTATATAATGCTCTGATCATGCAT GCTTATTTGGCATATGGAGTCCCAAGGAGTGATTTGAAGCTCTTCTCTTTGATGCAAAAG GCAGCATACACAGTAGGGGGACATTCTTTCAGTGCAGCTGCTATTGAGTATGTGATTCTAAAAATGAAACCACCACTCCATCGGCCACAAATT GCTTTGCTTCTTGCCCTGCACAAGCTGAAGGTATCAGATGAACAACTGAAGTCCACTGTTGATATATATGAACCACTTGTAACATTTGCTCTCAGCTGCGGAATGTATTCTTCCCCAGCG GTGAGAATCTACACTGCTAAGAATGTGAAAGAAGAACTTCAAGAAGCACAACGCGATTTCATTCGAGCTTCAGTTGGAGTTAGCAGCAAAGGGAGGTTACTAGTCCCCAAAATGCTACACTGCTTTGCCAAAGGCTTTGTGGATGATGCAAATTTGGCTGTATGGATATCACATTACCTTCCGCCTCATCAGGCTGCCTTTGTTGAACAATGCATTTCAAAGAGAAGGCAGAGCCTTCTTGGTTCACGCAACTGTGGCATTCTTCCATTTGATTCATGCTTCCGTTATCTATTTCTGCCTGACAAAATTCCTGTATGA
- the LOC126727678 gene encoding myb family transcription factor PHL6, whose protein sequence is MRVRLPSKTMNHNSIILSEQSEATRGVKQPYYATLSPVHNFFTIESEGNSLSASECSSSHSLPFIHTESFSSPTHTRASTVHPQKHCLKSLSNSPLSPGSYVQNSKSTFSRASVFCTSLYQSSSSSSETHRQLGNLPFLPHPPSYNQSISAVDSKAPLLFSGDIDNQYDEEHSDALMKDFLNFPGDASDELHGVSCASDSLALTEQLELQFLSDELDMAITDHGENPRLDEIYETPQAPSKPAIELSCNQSYHSVVEALDDLSSQPSPGSAALQKPRMRWTPELHERFVEAVSKLDGAEKATPKGVLKLMNVEGLTIYHVKSHLQKYRLAKYMPEKKEEKKASSSEEKKAASTSNESDGRRKGSMHITEALRMQIEVQKQLHEQLEVQRALQLRIEEHARYLQKILEEQQEAGIALISPPTSSSLANPHQDSEMQPSSPSAGASTPDPAESKSDSSSPLSSKHKVTDSSDSMPQVCSKRLRLEEKQESCSDETAAGNAV, encoded by the exons ATGAGGGTTCGGCTGCCATCTAAGACCATGAATCACAATAGTATCATATTGTCCGAACAAAGTGAGGCCACCAGAGGAGTCAAACAGCCATATTATGCTACCCTCTCCCcagtacataatttttttaccattGAATCAGAAGGCAATAGTTTATCAGCTAGTGAATGTTCATCTTCACATTCATTGCCTTTCATTCATACTGAATCTTTTAGTTCTCCTACTCATACCCGAGCATCTACGGTCCATCCTCAAAAGCATTGTTTGAAATCTTTATCAAATAGTCCCCTGTCTCCTGGTTCTTATGTCCAAAATTCTAAGAGCACATTTTCACGTGCATCCGTGTTCTGTACCAGCTTATACCAGTCTTCTTCATCAAGCTCTGAAACCCATCGGCAACTTGGAAATCTCCCATTTCTTCCACATCCTCCATCCTATAACCAGTCCATTTCTGCTGTTGATTCAAAAGCTCCATTGCTTTTCAGTGGGGATATAGACAATCAATATGATGAGGAGCATTCAGATGCTCTTATGAAAGACTTTCTTAATTTTCCTGGAGATGCTTCTGATGAACTTCATGGTGTAAGTTGTGCAAGCGACAGTCTAGCGCTAACAGAGCAATTGGAGCTACAGTTTTTGTCTGATGAACTTGACATGGCTATCACTGACCATGGAGAAAATCCCAGGCTTGAT GAAATTTATGAAACACCACAAGCTCCATCAAAACCAGCCATAGAATTGTCATGCAATCAAAGTTATCACTCTGTGGTGGAAGCTCTTGATGATCTTTCAAGTCAGCCATCTCCTGGGTCAGCCGCTCTGCAGAAGCCAAGAATGAGATGGACACCTGAGCTCCATGAGCGTTTTGTGGAGGCTGTCAGCAAGCTTGATGGGGCTGAAA AGGCTACTCCAAAGGGTGTATTGAAGCTTATGAATGTTGAAGGTTTGACCATCTATCATGTGAAAAGCCACTTACAG AAATACCGACTTGCCAAGTATATGCCAGAGAAAAAGGAAG AGAAGAAGGCTTCCAGctctgaagaaaagaaagcagcTTCAACTAGCAATGAAAGTGATGGACGTAGAAAAGG GAGCATGCACATAACTGAGGCTCTGCGCATGCAAATTGAAGTTCAGAAACAACTGCATGAACAGCTTGAG GTCCAAAGGGCCCTTCAGTTACGCATAGAGGAACATGCAAGGTACTTGCAGAAGATCTTGGAGGAACAACAGGAAGCTGGCATTGCCTTAATTTCTCCTCCAACCTCGTCATCGCTGGCTAATCCACACCAAGATTCTGAAATGCAGCCTTCTTCTCCATCAGCTGGTGCATCCACTCCAGACCCAGCTGAATCTAAATCTGATTCATCTTCACCTCTGTCATCCAAGCATAAAGTTACTGATAGTAGTGATTCTATGCCACAGGTATGCTCAAAAAGACTCCGTCTGGAAGAGAAACAAGAATCCTGTTCAGATGAGACAGCAGCTGGAAATGCTGTGTAA
- the LOC126728936 gene encoding MFP1 attachment factor 1-like has product MDIVIISPPTQRTRDAVVVRLVETLSRQSILSKCYGTLPSDEASSAARLIETEAFSTAAASASAEDDGIKILQVYSCEISRKMLDTVKTHASSAAASSIVNAGTAPQTPSLEGASATTASEDNSPTVTES; this is encoded by the exons ATGGATATAGTGAT CATATCGCCACCGACGCAACGCACGCGCGACGCCGTGGTGGTGCGCCTCGTCGAGACGCTCTCCAGGCAGTCCATTCTCTCCAAGTGCTACGGCACCTTGCCGAGCGACGAGGCCTCCTCCGCCGCGCGCCTCATCGAGACTGAGGCTTTCTCCACCGCCGCCGCATCCGCCTCTGCCGAGGACGACGGCATCAAGATCCTCCAGGTTTACTCTTGCGAGATCAGCCGCAAAATGCTCGACACTGTTAAGACTCATGCCTCCTCTGCCGCCGCTTCTTCTATCGTCAACGCTGGAACTGCGCCGCAGACTCCGTCTCTCGAGGGTGCTTCCGCCACCACTGCCAGTGAGGATAACTCTCCTACCGTCACTGAATCTTAG